TCGCACAACCGGAGTACGGGGCGATGTACTGAAGCGGCGCGGGATCGCTGCTGCCGGCGGAGACGACGATGGTGTAATCCATCGCGCCGTATTGCCGGAGTCGTTCGACGGTGCTGGCGACGGTCGATTCCTTCTGACCGACGGCCACATAGACACAGATGACGCCGCTTTCCTTCTGGTTGATGATGGTGTCGATGGCGATGGCGGTCTTGCCGGTCTTGCGATCGCCGATGATGAGTTCGCGCTGACCGCGACCGATGGGGATCATGCTGTCGATGGCCTTGATGCCGGTCTGCAAGGGCTGGTTCACCGGCTGACGAGCGGCGATGCCCGGCGCGGCGTATTCGAGGGGCCAGCGGACGTCGCTGACGATCTCGCCCTTGCCGTCGATGGCCCGGCCGAGCGGGTCGACGACGCGGCCGATCATCATGTCGCCGACGGGCACGGAGAGGAGGTTTCCGGTGCCGCGGACGGTGTCGCCCTCCTTGACGCCGAGATAGTCGCCGAGGACGACGGCGCCGACCGAGTTTTCTTCCAGGTTCATGACCTGGCCGATGGCGCCGTTTTCGTACTCGATCATCTCTCCGGCCATCACGTTGGAGAGGCCGTAGATCTGAGTGACGCCGTCGCCGATGGCGATGACGCGACCGACCTCGGAGGCCTCGAGAGCGCCCTGATACTGGGCGATCTCCTGTTTGATGACTGACGTGATCTCGTCAACCTGGATTCTCATCTGGTCTATCCTTCCGTCACGAAACGTGCAGTTCCCTGAAGCAGTGTTCTTTCCACGGATGCCAAGAGATCGCCGCGCAGCCTGCGGAGGCGCCGGCGAACCGAGGTGTCGTACAACCGATCGCCGATCTGGACGGTCATGCCGCCGAGGAGATCGGGCTCGACTTTCTCGAAAAAGACGGCCTCTTTGCCGCTGAGCCGCCGAACCTCGGCCGCGAGTTGTTTGCGCTGGGCATCATCCAGCGCGACGGCGGTCGTCACATTGACCGTCTGCTGATTCATCTTCGCGGCGAGCCTGCGACGATAGGCGTCGCAGACGGAGGGCAGGATCATCGAGCGCCCCCGCTCGTTGAGGACCAGCAGCAGATTCAACGTGAGCGGGTTCAGCTTGCCGGTGAAGATCTTTCGGAGGCTCTCACGCCGGGCGTCGTCGTCGATCGCCGCGGAGCGCATCATCGACGCGAAGGCCGGCTCGCTCTTCCAAAGGGACGCCAGATCGGCCAATTCCTCGCCAATGGCCTCGGCCTGCTTGGCCTCGTCGGCCAATTGCAGCAGACTGTCGGCGTAGATCGAAGCGGCTGCCTGGGAGATATCAAACTCTGATGCCATATTCGTGTCTCAGGCCGGGTTCGATGGCGGACGCCGTCGATCAACCTTCCGGGTGAATTCCTGTTTGTCAGTTATTTGTCTGCCCCAGTTCCGCGAGCGATTCCTGGAGAAGACGCTGATGGTCGTCGGCGGTCAATTCCTTCCGCACGATCTTCGAGGCCATGCTCGACGCGAGTATGATCGACTGATCCTGAAGCCGCTTGATGGCGTCGTCGGTGGCCATCTGGATATCGCGCCGGGCACGGGCAACAATTGCTTCGGCCTCGGTCTTCGCCTCGGCATGGACGCGCTTGCGGACTTCCTCGGCATCGCGGCGACCTTCGTCAACGATTGCCGAGGCTTCGTGCCGGGCATCGCTCAACTTCTTGTTGTAGTCGGCGAGGAGTTTCTCGCTTTCCTGTCGTTCGTGCTTTGCCTTGGCGAGCGACTCGGTGATGAAGCTTTCCCGCTGCTGAAGGCCGATGAGGATCGGCTTCCACGCCGTGGCGCGGAGGATCACAAGGAGAATCACGAACACGATCACCGACCAGAAGGCCGAGCCAAAATCCCATTGAAGCAGAGTGGGCTTGTCCGCGCCGTGGGCGTCGTCACCGTGACCGGCATCCTCGTGAGAGGCGGCCGCGGGTGCGTCGCCGTGGGCGGGGGCCGTATCGCTGCCCATCGCGCTGACGGCTGAGAAGGCAAACGCCGGCAGCAGACAGAGCAGGCTCAAAGTCATTCTTGGTCGCATGATCGTGTCCTGATTCCCGTTAATTCGCGATACTTAAATCTTGCCCATGATTCCGTTGCAGACGACGAGCGCGAAGAAGGTAAAGCCTTCGATCAACGCCGCCGCGATGATGAGCGAGGTGAAGATGCGGCCGCCGGCCTCGGGCTGTCGAGCGATGCCGCCCATCGCCTCACCGGCGAGGTGGCCGATCCCCTTGGCTGCGCCCAGCGTGACGATGCCGGCGCCGAGCCCGGCGCCGAGGGCGACGAGGCCCTTGTCACCCATGAGTTGGGTTCCCTGTGCAATCAAGTCCATCATGATCCAAACTCCTTACGTTTGCGGCCCCGAGGGACCGCTGCAAAACTTTCGCCGACATGGGTCAATTAACGGCCAGGGCGTCGGCTGCCCCAACCTCAGTTTGTTGAACGTTCGCGGGACGGCGAACGATGTCATTTCAGACGGCGGCGCCTAGTGCTCCGGCGAGACCGACGCACCGATGAAGAGCGTGGTCAGAAAGACGAACACATACGCCTGAAGGAAGCAGACGAACAACTCCAGACAGCTCAAGGCAGCGGCGCCGAGCGAACTGACGATGCCCATCCCGTAGTTCATGCTGACGGAGCCTTCGAACGCGAAGATCAAACCAAGGATGGACGCGAGGACGACGTGCCCGGCGACCATGTTGGCGAAGAGACGAATGGCGAGGGCGAAGGGCTTGATGACGGCGCCGATGGCCTCAAGGGCCAGCAGAATCGCCCACATAACGATATCGAGCAGCCACAGGAACAGATCGCCGACCCCCTGCATATGGTCTGGCTTGAATACGTGCGGGGCGAAGTTCCAGACATAAAGGAACGGGGCCGCGATCGCCGCGGCGGGCGGGCTCATGCCGCCGTGGGTGCGATGATGATCGTGATGGCTGTGACCGTGCCCCTCGTCGTGGCCGTGTTCTTCGTGGTGATGATGGCCGTAGGTTCCGTCGACGAGGGCGGTATAGACCTCCTTCGCGCCGGAGAAGTGGATCATCAGGAAGGCGCACAGGGCGAGGCCGGCGGTGATCATGATGTTGCCGGTGGCGGTGCCGCCGATGTGCTGAAACTTGCCGTTGGTGATCAGATAAACGATCGAGTCCAGCGGGATCATGCCGAGAAGATTGCAGATGAGGATGTAGAAAAAGACCGTCCAGAGGAACGGCAGGAAGCGATCGGTTTTGTCCGCGAGCACCGGGCGAACGACGTCGTTCCTGATGAACTGCATCGTTGCTTCGATCAGATTGGTGAATCCTGTCGGTACGCTGCGCTCGGGTCCGCCGGCGATCATTGCCGTGTAGCGTCGGCCGATCACTGGAAAGATGAGCAGCATGATGACCGCCGCGACGATCGTCATCAAAATCTGGTTGGTGAAATAGGTGTTGTGCGGCGTGAAGGAGACGATATCGAGCGGGGACGTCCAGTTCACGTTCCAATGAAATAGCGGCTTGCCGAAACGGTGCGGCAGGACGTGGTCCAGGGCGTCGTGGGATGCGAGGAGAAGCGAATTCACGCGGGGGTACCTCGATAATCGGCCGACGAGCGGTAGTATTTCTTCACGAGCAACACGCCGAAGCCCGTCTCAACGGTGAGTAGTAAGCAATAGAAGATGACGGCCCACAGGAGGAACGATTCCATCTGGGGCTTAGCCATCGTCTGATAGATGCCGCCGGCGGCCATGGTAAGTAGGAGGCGAAGGACGGTGCCAGCGAGGGCGACCTGGCCGATGTAGGCCGGACGATGAATCGAGACGACGACGAGCGGCATGAATGCCACGATGGCGGCAGCGAGACAGATCGTGCCGACGGCGTTCATGCTGCGGATTCCCTCTTCGCCCCAGCGCGACATGGTCGGTCCGTAACCGATCAGGTATGCGCCGGCGGTCGCAGCGAGCAGGCAAAGGATACAGGCGGCCACGAGTTTCACGGGGTCGGTTTGCTCCGAACTACTTCATCTTGTCCAGCTTTTCCAACTGCTTCAGCATGGACCAGATACCCAGTCCCATGCCGAGGAGGATACCGGTCAGCACGCCCCAGGGATCGCTCCCGTACTTCTGGTCCGCGCTGAGTCCGATGTATCCGAAGACGCCGAGTGTGACCGCGAACTGCGTGGCCACTCCGGCGTATTTCATCCCCTTCGCCAAGAGCCCCATTTCGTTGTTCGGGTTCGGCGACTGTGGGGGATCCTCCATCGGACTTTGTGCCAAAAGGTACGAAGTCTGGGACAAAAAAAGGGCGAAATCGCTTCCGCCGCTACATTCCGGTATGGGTCGAGCCCTGCCGGATCGGCGAGTCTAGCGAAGGTCATCGCGGGCTGTCAACTGCGTCGGCAGGCGCCATTTCTTGCGGATTTCAGGAATTCGAATTCAATCCGCCTCAGAACGTCCAAGCTGATGCCCCTACATTGGTTGGAGCGAACTTGCGCGTTCTTATTTTGAGGTTGTGAATCTTAGACATTCGGTTACAGTTAGGGTACTGACATGGCCATCGGATCAACCATCGAGTGGACCGAAGCGACTTGGAACCCGGTCACCGGCTGCACCAAGATCAGCCCGGGCTGCAAGAATTGCTACGCGGAACGAATGGCCAAACGGCTCAAGGCAATGGGCGTCCCGCAGTATCGAGACGGGTTCAAGCTCACATTACAGCCAGATGCTCTTGATATCCCGCTGCGATGGAGGCGCTCGCGGATGATTTTCGTCAATTCGATGAGCGACCTTTTCCATAAGGATGTGCCGCTGGAGTTCATACAGCGCGTGTTCGCGGTCATGGAGCGTGCTTCGCAGCATCAGTTCCAGGTATTAACCAAGCGACCAGAGATTGCATTAGCACACGCCGAGCATTTGCCATGGCCTGAGAATGTCTGGCTGGGAACGAGCGTGGAAAGCGCCCTCTACGTTCATCGCATTCGCACGCTGAAGGCCATACCGGCGAAGATTCGGTTTCTTTCTGTCGAGCCGTTGTTGGGACCGATCCCGAGACTGCCGCTTCAGGGGATTCACTGGGTCATTGTTGGCGGCGAGAGCGGGCCGGGGGCACGGCCCATGGAGGCAGAATGGGTCAGACAAATCCGCGACCGCTGCGTCGCTCAAGATGTGCCGTTTTTCTTTAAGCAGTGGGGTGGTGTGAACAAGAAGAGGACTGGAAGACTCCTTGACGGCTGTACGTGGGACAGTTTGCCAATCGAGTCGAGCTCAAAGGAGGATGAGCGTGAAAGAAGTCGAGTTGCCTGCGCCGCAAGATGATGGTCTAAATACTCCGTTGGTAGGCGAGCACTCTAAGGACAAACACTGGTTTCTTGCGAGATATATCCACGCCTTTACAACGGCAATGAAGCCGAAGAAATGGTCAGGACTCTACTATATAGATCTCTTCGCGGGCGCAGGAATTGAGCGATTGAAGGAATCTAGCCGATTGTGTTGGGGATCTCCGTTAATTGCTGCACAGACGAGGCCTCGATTTGATGGCCTCTACTTGTGTGAAAAGACTGCGGAAAAATACGAAGCGCTCGTTCAAAGATTGGGGCGACTTGGCATCTCGTTCGCACAATCATGCCATGGCGACGCAAATGAACTCGCCAATGAACTCATTGCTCAAATCCCGGCCAAGTCATTGTCGCTAGCGTTCCTTGATCCATACGGTTTGCATCTCGATTACTCGACTGTCACCGCTATATCACGCCGAAGATGCGACTTGATTATCTTTTTCCCTGACCGAGTTGATGTGCTTAGAAACTGGAAGCTGAATTACTATGACAATCCGAACTCAAACCTTGATCGCGTGCTTGGAAAAGGTACGAACTGGCGATCAATTCTTGAGTCGGCCCCCCACCAGCAGCATCCAGAAGTGTTACGACAGCTCTATGTGTCACAGCTCAAGAAACTCGGATACCAGCACTTTGAATACGAGCGCATCTACTCAAAGAGGAAGCCGATCTATCAGCTAATCTTCTGTTCCGAGCATAGATTGGGGGCCGATATTTGGCGACGCGTGGCTAAAAAGAAGCCTGACAAACAGGACACCTTCGATTTCGGTGCGCCAGATTGATTCTCAAAATGCTTTTCGCGTTTCGTTGCGCCAGGCTACTTATGCATCTTCTCAATCAGAATCTTCGCCGTTTCCGGGCGCATGATGCGCGGGTCGGGCATTTTGCCGGCGATGAGCTGCTCGCGGACTTCGCGGCCGCTGATGGAGACGGGCTTTTCGTCGGCGTGGTTTTCCACGAGGTCAACGCGGCCGACTGACTCGTAGTAAGCGGCAAAGCCGACCTTGACCGGCTTGATGTGCAGCTCGCCCGGTAGGTTGTCGAAGATGCGCTGGGCGGCGAGGCCGTCCCAGATGTCCTTGCCGTCGTCGTAGGGGGCGTCGGCGTGCTTGCGGCCGATGACGATGTCGGTGAAGCCGTAGTTCTGGCGATAAACGCCGTGCATGACCGCTTCCTTGGGGCCTGCGTAGAACATCTTGATATCCAGACCGAGCAGGATGACGCGGTCGGTCAATTTGTAGGACTTGGTGGCCCAGAGCTTTTCGTCGCTGTCGCCCTGGCCGAGGGCCTTATTCTCGATGAGGGCGCGATAGGTTCGCATGCGCGTGGCCGCGTCGACGTCGTCGCTTTTGGTTTCGCCGATGAGCGGATTCAGCACAGCCCCGGCCGTGTCGCACCGGCGGACGAGCTGCTCCAAACCATAGACTAGGGCGTATTCGTGGGCCCGGTGCAGCGGGTTTCGCGTCTGAAACGCGACGACGCGCGTCCAGCCCTTTTGGGCGAAGAGCTTTCGCGTCTCGGTCGGCCGGAGGACAAACTGACCGTAGTCCGGGTGAACCGGCTGCGGCAGGACGTCCACATCGCCGCCGACGAGCAACTCACGTGAATCGCTCATCACCATCTTGCCGCCGGGATGGTCGGTCCGCTCGGTCTGGTAGACGCCCTTGATGTACTTTGCCTTGTCGTAGGGAAATACGTCGTTGACGGCGATCATGCCGACGAACTCGCCGCGCGCGTTTTGAAGCTGGGCCTTGACGCCGGACTTGATCGAGGTTGCCTCTTCCTTGGTAATCGGGAAGGAAATCGGGATGGTCCAGGCGTAATTCTTGCCATCGCGCTGGACGACGCCGTGATCGAGGCTTCGGTTCCACTGCTCACTGTTCATGGGACCGGTAAGCGGCGAGAGCGCGCCGTCACCGAAACGGTACAGGCTGGATAGATCAGCGTCGTCGATGCGAAGGACCGGCATGGCCGCGACGGCCTTTCTCAAGACGTCGATCCGATCGGCGGGAACGGTGCGATCGACTGGTGCGGCAAGACCACCGTGAACAGGAACCAGATCAGCCATGAGAGCAAACTCCTCAACGACGCGAAAACGGGATGACTCTTGGACGGTGCAAAGGGCGGCGGACTCGCCTCATAGCGGGCACCCGCGCGACCGACATTGCAAGATCAACCATGATAGGGAATGTGAAGGAGCGCTACAAGCAGCCGAGCGGGCTAGCTTATCTTGAGTTGCGCTGCTGCCGGACCCCTCGATAGGCCAGCCAGAGCGGGAACATGGACAGGGCCACCGTGGGGAAACCGGCGCCGCAGCAGCCGGGAACAGCCTGACCGCCGGGCGGCGGTGCGGCAGGACAGACGTCGCCGACGCCATTGCCGTCGCTGTCGAGTTGATCGGGGTTGAAGACCGCCGGGCAGTTATCGAAGCGGGCGGGAATGCCGTCCTGATCCTGTGGATCGAGAAAGAACAGTACGGCGAGGTTGTCAGAGATGACGCGATCGCCGTTGCAGGCGTAGTTCAGACCGTCGAGCTCATTTTCCTTTTCGATTCCGATGGCACTACTTGCGCCGAATGTGTTTCCGGCATCGAGAATCTGCACCAGGATGTCGCCGTTATCGAAGAGGATGACCTCAAAGGTGTGATCGCTGGTGGTGGGACCGAGCAGGCCGTTTTCGTAAAACCCTTTCCATTCGGCGATGAAGCAGGCGCCGGGGTATCCACCATAGGGACATTGGCCGGCCGGAAATGACTGCGAATACGCCACGCCGTTGGGCATGAACGCAACAGGATCCAGCCTGCCCCAGTAAACTGCGACCAGGCTGCCCTCGCTCAAGGTGCTGGGGAACGGACAACTCGGCAACGGAAGGCCACCTGCCGACACCGGACCCAGGTCGCTGAGGTGGAGCCAACCGTCATCGACTATCCAGGCGTTCGTCTCTGTCGTGCCGTAGAACGAGAATGGAAAACCAATCGGCAACGGACCTGCAACGCCGGAGGCGAAGGTGGCGACGGCACCGGTCGGGCCGATTTCAATCCACTGAAATGGCGGGCCGTGGGCCGTGTTGGAATCAATAACCCGGTAGCCGAACGAATCGTGATGGCTGAATTCGGGAAGGCTATCGCAGGCGTCGCCAAGACCATCGCCGTCGCTATCTTCCTGGCCTGGGTTGGCGAATTGCGGGCAATTGTCGCAATCATCCGCAACACCATCCGCGTCAGCGTCGGTGTACTGAAATGTCGTTATCTCTAAACCCCACGAATTCAATATCCCCCCGTCGCCGTTTGTGTCGTCGTGAATCGTGAGCACCCAGGTGCCGCCCGGGGGTTCACCCTTGAACGCAGCCAACGGCTCCTCCGGCACAAGAGAGGACGGCGTCACATTGTTGACATAAGGATGGTCGGTAACCAGTTCGTCGTTGCTCACGTATGGCACCGCGCCCTCGAAATCGGCCGTGTCTGAGAAGCTGGTGCCGTGGAAGAGGTTGTCCAGGGAGCCGCCGTTGTCGGTCGTCAGAGTGACCACAGTTCCAGCGGGAGACTGCAGCGTGATATCCAGATTGCCGCATGCTGTATGTGTGATGTCCAGGTTTACGAACAGGAGCAATACTACTCCTGGACTGAACGAGGGGACGGCGATGGCCGAACTAATCGTCGGCGTGCCGGCCATTTGAATCACCTGGGAAGTGGAGTTGTTTGTCGATTGCGGCATGAGATTGAAATCGGGAAGCGCATCGAGAAGGGTAAAACGCAGGGCCCAGTTATTCAGTGTGCCGCCCTCGCCGGCGGTGTCATCGGAGATTGTGAGCGTCCACGTTCCGTCTGCGCCGCCGAAGTAGAGCGAAGAAAACAGCGCCGCGAGTGAGAATCCCTCTTCGGGGGTCAATGGCGAAGCGATGACGTTATTCATGTATTGATGGTCGGTAACCATTCCGTCGTTGAAGCCCGTCGCATAGGGAACCTGCCCCCCCGGATTGGCCTGTTCGTCCCAAACGGTAAGACTGTAAACATTGTCAAAACCGCCGCCGTTGTCGGTGGTCAACGTCATGACGTTTCCGAAGGGAGACGTCAGAGTGATATCAAGGTCTGTCGGTCGCAGATGTGTGATTGACGTCACAACGTCGATGTCCCAGATGAAGCCTTTTGCGCCGGCGACATCGATCTGTGATGAAATAACGCCCGGGCCCGTGGGGATGACAATCGAATTTGCATTCGTGATTTCAATCGTTCTGCTTGGACAACCGGGCGGCGTCGGAGGTGCGACGGCGCGTCCAACATTGGGGTTCGAGAGCACGGCGATGAGACAGGCCAGGGCGAGGGAGCGAAAGCTCAGGTCGAAGCGGAATC
This genomic stretch from Planctomycetia bacterium harbors:
- the atpF gene encoding F0F1 ATP synthase subunit B; translated protein: MRPRMTLSLLCLLPAFAFSAVSAMGSDTAPAHGDAPAAASHEDAGHGDDAHGADKPTLLQWDFGSAFWSVIVFVILLVILRATAWKPILIGLQQRESFITESLAKAKHERQESEKLLADYNKKLSDARHEASAIVDEGRRDAEEVRKRVHAEAKTEAEAIVARARRDIQMATDDAIKRLQDQSIILASSMASKIVRKELTADDHQRLLQESLAELGQTNN
- the atpH gene encoding ATP synthase F1 subunit delta translates to MASEFDISQAAASIYADSLLQLADEAKQAEAIGEELADLASLWKSEPAFASMMRSAAIDDDARRESLRKIFTGKLNPLTLNLLLVLNERGRSMILPSVCDAYRRRLAAKMNQQTVNVTTAVALDDAQRKQLAAEVRRLSGKEAVFFEKVEPDLLGGMTVQIGDRLYDTSVRRRLRRLRGDLLASVERTLLQGTARFVTEG
- a CDS encoding F0F1 ATP synthase subunit A; this translates as MNSLLLASHDALDHVLPHRFGKPLFHWNVNWTSPLDIVSFTPHNTYFTNQILMTIVAAVIMLLIFPVIGRRYTAMIAGGPERSVPTGFTNLIEATMQFIRNDVVRPVLADKTDRFLPFLWTVFFYILICNLLGMIPLDSIVYLITNGKFQHIGGTATGNIMITAGLALCAFLMIHFSGAKEVYTALVDGTYGHHHHEEHGHDEGHGHSHHDHHRTHGGMSPPAAAIAAPFLYVWNFAPHVFKPDHMQGVGDLFLWLLDIVMWAILLALEAIGAVIKPFALAIRLFANMVAGHVVLASILGLIFAFEGSVSMNYGMGIVSSLGAAALSCLELFVCFLQAYVFVFLTTLFIGASVSPEH
- a CDS encoding phage Gp37/Gp68 family protein, which encodes MAIGSTIEWTEATWNPVTGCTKISPGCKNCYAERMAKRLKAMGVPQYRDGFKLTLQPDALDIPLRWRRSRMIFVNSMSDLFHKDVPLEFIQRVFAVMERASQHQFQVLTKRPEIALAHAEHLPWPENVWLGTSVESALYVHRIRTLKAIPAKIRFLSVEPLLGPIPRLPLQGIHWVIVGGESGPGARPMEAEWVRQIRDRCVAQDVPFFFKQWGGVNKKRTGRLLDGCTWDSLPIESSSKEDERERSRVACAAR
- a CDS encoding ATP synthase F0 subunit C, which gives rise to MDLIAQGTQLMGDKGLVALGAGLGAGIVTLGAAKGIGHLAGEAMGGIARQPEAGGRIFTSLIIAAALIEGFTFFALVVCNGIMGKI
- a CDS encoding AtpZ/AtpI family protein; this encodes MEDPPQSPNPNNEMGLLAKGMKYAGVATQFAVTLGVFGYIGLSADQKYGSDPWGVLTGILLGMGLGIWSMLKQLEKLDKMK
- the tcmP gene encoding three-Cys-motif partner protein TcmP, giving the protein MKEVELPAPQDDGLNTPLVGEHSKDKHWFLARYIHAFTTAMKPKKWSGLYYIDLFAGAGIERLKESSRLCWGSPLIAAQTRPRFDGLYLCEKTAEKYEALVQRLGRLGISFAQSCHGDANELANELIAQIPAKSLSLAFLDPYGLHLDYSTVTAISRRRCDLIIFFPDRVDVLRNWKLNYYDNPNSNLDRVLGKGTNWRSILESAPHQQHPEVLRQLYVSQLKKLGYQHFEYERIYSKRKPIYQLIFCSEHRLGADIWRRVAKKKPDKQDTFDFGAPD
- a CDS encoding sulfate adenylyltransferase; amino-acid sequence: MADLVPVHGGLAAPVDRTVPADRIDVLRKAVAAMPVLRIDDADLSSLYRFGDGALSPLTGPMNSEQWNRSLDHGVVQRDGKNYAWTIPISFPITKEEATSIKSGVKAQLQNARGEFVGMIAVNDVFPYDKAKYIKGVYQTERTDHPGGKMVMSDSRELLVGGDVDVLPQPVHPDYGQFVLRPTETRKLFAQKGWTRVVAFQTRNPLHRAHEYALVYGLEQLVRRCDTAGAVLNPLIGETKSDDVDAATRMRTYRALIENKALGQGDSDEKLWATKSYKLTDRVILLGLDIKMFYAGPKEAVMHGVYRQNYGFTDIVIGRKHADAPYDDGKDIWDGLAAQRIFDNLPGELHIKPVKVGFAAYYESVGRVDLVENHADEKPVSISGREVREQLIAGKMPDPRIMRPETAKILIEKMHK